Below is a genomic region from Solidesulfovibrio fructosivorans JJ].
TCCCCCTCTCGAATCATCCTCACATCTCCTGCCCTCCCTCCACGCTTTTGACATCCCGGCACGACTCGTCTAATTTCACTCCTCTTTTTTAACGACGCGGCCTCGCGCTTATCCCGGACCAGCTTCCCATGGAAAAGATACAGAAAATAAAAGGGTTCGCGGACCTTTTTCCGCCAGACTCCACGGTCTTCGCCTTTATCGAAAAGACGGCGCGGGCCGTTTTTTCCCGTTACGGCTACAAGGAACTGCGCGTGCCGGTCCTGGAGCGCACCGAACTTTTTGCCCGGGGCATCGGCGAGGAAACCGACGTCGTGCAAAAAGAGATGTATACCTTTCCGGACCGCAAGGGCCGCTCGCTCACGCTGCGCCCCGAGGCCACGGCCGGGGTCATGCGGGCGCTGGTCGAGGACGGCCGCGCCAATGAGGGGCTGGTCAAATATTTCGCCTACGGGCCGATGTTTCGCTACGAGCGGCCGCAGAAGGGCCGCATGCGCCAGTTCCACCAGATCGACGTGGAGGCCGTCGGGTCCCCGGAGCCGCTCCTCGACGCCGAGGTCCTGCTCATGCTCGACCAGTACCTGCGCGCCCTGGGCCTTGCCGACCTGACCGTGGAGCTCAATTCCCTGGGCTGCCGCCAGTGCCGGCCGGCCTATCTCGACGTGCTGCGCGAGTTCCTTAAGGGCATGCACAAGGAGCAGCTCTGCGAGGACTGCATGCGCAGAAAGCTCACCAATCCCCTTCGCGTCCTTGACTGCAAGGTGCCCCAGTGCAAGGAATTCACCGCCGACGCGCCCAAGATCACCGACCACCTGTGCCCGGAGTGCGCCGCGCATTTCGCCACGGTCACGGGCATGCTCGACGCCGCCGGCCTGCGCTACACGCTCAATCCCCGGCTGGTGCGCGGCCTCGACTATTACGTGCGCACCACCTTCGAGATCGTCTCCGGCGACATCGGCTCCCAGTCGTCGGTTGCCGGCGGCGGCCGTTATGACGGGCTGGTTTCCGCCATCGGCGGGCCGGATGTGCCCGGTGTGGGATTCGCCTGCGGCATGGAGCGGCTGGCGCTTTTGATCGACAAGGTGAACGAGCCGGCTCCGGATTTTTATCTGGCCGTGCTCGACGCCTCGGGGCTCGACCGGGGGCTGCTCCTGGCCCAGGACCTGCGCCGGGCCGGATTTTCCGGCGAAGC
It encodes:
- the hisS gene encoding histidine--tRNA ligase, producing MEKIQKIKGFADLFPPDSTVFAFIEKTARAVFSRYGYKELRVPVLERTELFARGIGEETDVVQKEMYTFPDRKGRSLTLRPEATAGVMRALVEDGRANEGLVKYFAYGPMFRYERPQKGRMRQFHQIDVEAVGSPEPLLDAEVLLMLDQYLRALGLADLTVELNSLGCRQCRPAYLDVLREFLKGMHKEQLCEDCMRRKLTNPLRVLDCKVPQCKEFTADAPKITDHLCPECAAHFATVTGMLDAAGLRYTLNPRLVRGLDYYVRTTFEIVSGDIGSQSSVAGGGRYDGLVSAIGGPDVPGVGFACGMERLALLIDKVNEPAPDFYLAVLDASGLDRGLLLAQDLRRAGFSGEAPYAARSVKSQMRAADKSGARFCLVLGTDELAAGTVVVKNMTAGGQETINRDMLVAHLRARLEEAKDE